From a single Gimesia fumaroli genomic region:
- the hisF gene encoding imidazole glycerol phosphate synthase subunit HisF, which produces MLAKRIIPCLDVHAGRVVKGVNFVNLQDAGDPVEVAARYEEQGADELVFLDITASHEEREIILDIVRRTSEVIFMPLTVGGGIRTLEDIRALLNAGCDKVSINSSAVKDPELIREAALRFGSQCIVVNIDPKRVQKDGEEFWEVHVNGGRVPTGLQAIEWAQKVEDLGAGEIVLTSMDADGTKDGYDLPMTKAVAEAVTIPVVASGGAGCPEHLYEVLTEGKASAALAASIFHYGTHPVDETKRYLAERNIPIRFKSTVSLTPG; this is translated from the coding sequence ATGCTGGCAAAACGAATCATTCCCTGCCTTGATGTCCATGCGGGCCGGGTTGTCAAAGGGGTCAATTTTGTTAATTTGCAGGACGCCGGCGACCCCGTTGAAGTCGCTGCACGGTACGAAGAACAGGGTGCTGACGAACTGGTCTTCCTCGATATCACCGCCAGCCACGAAGAACGCGAAATCATTCTGGATATTGTCCGGCGGACGTCTGAAGTGATCTTCATGCCACTCACCGTAGGTGGAGGGATTCGAACCCTGGAAGACATTCGCGCTTTGTTAAATGCCGGCTGTGATAAAGTCTCGATCAATTCGTCAGCGGTCAAAGATCCGGAATTGATTCGGGAAGCTGCCTTACGATTCGGCAGTCAATGCATCGTCGTCAATATTGACCCCAAACGGGTTCAAAAAGACGGAGAAGAATTCTGGGAAGTTCATGTGAATGGTGGGCGTGTCCCTACCGGCCTACAAGCCATCGAATGGGCTCAAAAAGTAGAAGATCTGGGCGCGGGCGAAATTGTTTTGACATCCATGGACGCGGATGGCACCAAAGATGGCTACGACCTGCCGATGACAAAAGCGGTCGCGGAAGCAGTCACGATCCCGGTTGTCGCCAGTGGAGGTGCCGGCTGCCCCGAACACTTATACGAAGTGCTGACAGAAGGCAAAGCCAGCGCCGCTTTAGCTGCCAGCATTTTTCATTATGGCACCCATCCCGTCGATGAAACAAAACGTTATTTAGCCGAGCGAAACATTCCCATTCGTTTCAAAAGTACCGTTTCCCTGACACCGGGATAA